ACCTCGTACCATCGTCGAAACCTCGTGAGTGTCGCTGTCACGACCCAGGAAGACCTCGACCGGTTCGCGGGGCCCGATACGCTTGCTCGCATTCTCGAGCAGACCGCAAACGTCTCGCCAACTGGTGACGACAATGAAGGGCCATCGATCCGCGGCGTGGATTCCAGCGGCATTCTCACCAGCGTCGAAGCCTTTTTCGGCGGATCGCAGCCGCGCACCACGGTGCAGGTCGATGGCCGCCAGTTGAGCTTCAACGAGTTCGTCTTCGCCGGTGCCTCGGCCTGGGACATCGAGCGGGTCGAGCTATTCCGCGGACCCCAGACGACCACCCAGGGGCGCAACGCGATTGCGGGTGCGATTTTCATCGAAACCGCTGATCCCAACTATGCCGAGTTCGAAGGGCGCGCGCGGGCGATCATCGGCGGGCGCGACGAGCGCCAGCTTTCGGGCGTGGTCAGCGGCCCCATCGGCAATGGCGATCTCGCATTCCGCATTTCCGGCGATTACCGCGAGGAAGAAAGCTTCAAGATCCCCGTCGGCACCCCCGATTTCAGCGTGGATCAGCGGCAGATCGAAGGCCTTAACGTGCGGGCGAAGCTTGGCTTCCAGCCATCGGGCCTGGACGGTTTCTCCGCGCTACTTACATTGACGCATAGCGACACGCAGCGCCCGCAGACCGAAAGCGTCGAGCAGCCATTCTTCGACTATATCCGCAACAGCGACGCCACATCGGTCTTCACCACGAATGGAGAAGCCGCGATCCTCGATCTCGCCTACGACACCGGCACGGGCGCGGTCATTTCCAATGTCTCGACGCTTTCGCGCACCGAAGTGCAGCGCCTTGCACCAGCGTGAACCGGTGTCGCCAGAATCGAGGCGGATGAATTCAGCAACGAGTTCACGGCGCGCTTCGGCGAAGCCGACGATGGGCTGAGCGCGCTGTTCGGCTCCTATTTTTCGACCACCGAAAGCGACGATTCGCTCGACCTTACCGGGTTCGGCCTGGGTACGGGCACTTTCTCCGAAACGCGCGAGACGTTCGGCATTTTCGGCGAGGTGACAGTGTCACCGAATTGTCGAGCAGATCGCCTTCCTCGCGCTGTGCCTGAAGGACCGCCGGAATGATGGGTTCGACCATCGGTCCGATGGAACCTGGAAAGGTTGCGTTATCGGTCACGACTTCGGTCGCAGCCTTCACGGCTCCGCAAATCTCGTGACCCATCACGACGACAAGCGGCGTCTTCAGAACCGCGACCGCGTACACGACGCGTCCGTTAGACCTCGATGAGTTCGCTAAGCAGCATGCTGACCAGTTTGTTCGAGCACGGTCTGTTTGACCGATCATCGCCTCACAACGGACTTTCCGCTTCCGACCCTAATTGCTGACGTTCGCAATGCGCGCTGTGCTGCCCGATAGCGGTCGTCTGGTCGGCTAGCACGACGTGTAATGGAGTGGCTGAGAATAGGCATCGATGTCGAACTGCGAACATCAGATACTTGGCATGAAACCGCGCAAACTGGCTCTTCCGTCGAAGATGCCACGGCACAGTCGCTTTTTAGGATACGCGGATTATTGGGACGGATTGCCAAGCACACTCACCGAGTTAACGCTGGTGCCGCAAGGTCTTCGACAGAGCGTCTCAGGCTCGACACTTGATGCCGTGACCGTTAGCTAGTATCATGATCTTCCATAGCTATCGTTGCCGCATCCCGAGTTAGAATTCAGATGGACAAAAATGACGAGCCTGCTCCGGACGGTATCGTGACCGAGCGCGAACTTCTGATCGGGTCGTTCATCGTTGCAATAGGGCTGGTAGCCTTTCGCATCGGTTATTTGGGGGGCAGGGACATTGGATCGGTGCTCTTCAGTTAGTGCATAATAGCCTTGAAGCCGCGAAGAATGCCCAAGCTACCCACATTGGGGTCATTTTCAGCCATTATCTGAACCGCCTCGCGGGCGTCCAACGACAGCTTCTCAATGCGAGAACCTGCCAGTCCACTTCCCACTCAATCTCAGCCGTAGGGGTCATCGAGTTTTGCCCAGAAACTACCCTACTTTTTATCGCCGTACATTCCGAAGCATCTGCGCGGTCGCATTGCTAGCCGGTGCCAGTTCTCGCCCATAACGAAGCGCCGTCGCAGTCGAACTCCAGCGTAGAGCCTGGGCGATCGGACCAGCGTCCGCTCCGCTGGCGAACAGATCTTGTGTCAGCCCAACCCTCAGCAAGTGCGTGCTCAGTTTAGCGATCGCCTCTTCGAGCGCGGCGCCGTAGAGTTCGACCAGCCCGAGATCGGCCGCCCGTAGCGCGGTTCGTTTTATAATCAGCCGTACGGCCGCAGGCGTCAACGCGCTGCCTCCGATCGCATAGGCCACCTTTGCAAGTTCCGCCTTTCGCCCTCGAACGCGTTCCCGGGTGACAAGCGCGCCGTACGGAATAGCATGTATCGGCATGGGTCGCTGTGCAGGTCGAGCCTTCG
The genomic region above belongs to Qipengyuania spongiae and contains:
- a CDS encoding TonB-dependent receptor plug domain-containing protein, which encodes MSVAVTTQEDLDRFAGPDTLARILEQTANVSPTGDDNEGPSIRGVDSSGILTSVEAFFGGSQPRTTVQVDGRQLSFNEFVFAGASAWDIERVELFRGPQTTTQGRNAIAGAIFIETADPNYAEFEGRARAIIGGRDERQLSGVVSGPIGNGDLAFRISGDYREEESFKIPVGTPDFSVDQRQIEGLNVRAKLGFQPSGLDGFSALLTLTHSDTQRPQTESVEQPFFDYIRNSDATSVFTTNGEAAILDLAYDTGTGAVISNVSTLSRTEVQRLAPA
- a CDS encoding carbonic anhydrase, giving the protein MIGQTDRARTNWSACCLANSSRSNGRVVYAVAVLKTPLVVVMGHEICGAVKAATEVVTDNATFPGSIGPMVEPIIPAVLQAQREEGDLLDNSVTLSPRRKCRTSRAFRRKCPYPGRTR